A part of Dreissena polymorpha isolate Duluth1 chromosome 13, UMN_Dpol_1.0, whole genome shotgun sequence genomic DNA contains:
- the LOC127855334 gene encoding pancreas transcription factor 1 subunit alpha-like: MTTFEPEVISSAPELRYDTGFTGSGYTASEAMVSGLGYSDNDWNHGHDATAAYNARAMYPVPESVDQQGHYLGYSSVPHNDIGFMSSPYIQTADMPFSTAMGHIPYGGPETYYAQPYNTISPSSTSSHSSSNSTGVGRNGEKPKRKRVQNVIQRKAANVRERRRMFHLNEAFDELRKRLPAFNYEKRLSRIETLRLAMTYIAFMKDVSDGKEPDAVQLLQIQRKSEQQYPDDSEDSE; this comes from the coding sequence atgacAACGTTTGAGCCGGAAGTGATCAGTAGCGCCCCGGAACTGCGGTACGACACGGGGTTCACAGGAAGCGGCTACACGGCGTCGGAAGCCATGGTAAGCGGTCTCGGGTACTCCGACAACGACTGGAATCATGGGCATGACGCGACTGCCGCGTACAACGCACGTGCCATGTATCCCGTGCCCGAGAGTGTCGACCAACAGGGTCACTATCTTGGATATTCTAGTGTGCCGCATAATGACATAGGATTTATGTCTTCGCCATATATTCAGACAGCGGACATGCCGTTTTCGACTGCAATGGGGCACATTCCATACGGCGGTCCAGAAACGTACTATGCTCAGCCGTATAACACCATATCGCCGTCTTCAACGTCTAGTCACTCGTCTTCGAACTCAACCGGTGTCGGTAGAAACGGCGAGAAACCGAAACGAAAGCGCGTGCAAAACGTCATTCAGCGTAAGGCCGCAAACGTCAGGGAGCGTCGACGGATGTTTCATCTCAACGAAGCCTTTGACGAGCTAAGGAAACGTCTGCCGGCATTTAACTACGAGAAGCGTCTATCTAGAATCGAAACGTTACGTCTAGCCATGACGTATATCGCGTTTATGAAAGACGTATCAGACGGAAAGGAACCCGATGCCGTACAGCTGTTACAGATTCAACGGAAGTCAGAACAGCAGTACCCAGATGACAGTGAGGACAGCGAATGA